The genomic interval CCTTTGAGATTAACCACTTTTCTACAGGGACATATTGGCTTGTGCGAGCATCGATGTCAGGATCAAAATGATTATACCGCTCGCAAATCAAATTCTTCAGTAACACACCATATAATTCACGATCCAGCTTGTTTTTGTCGAGATAATCTTCAATTGCATCCTCTTTGATCGTTATCTCAATGGTCTTGGAACGCTTGCCTGGTTTCTGTGGATCGTTCCCGAGTTTCCAATCGATTTGTATTATATGATTATTCTTGGAGAAACGAGAGACAATCCATGCATTCGTTGGGAAAATTGGTTTTATAAGTCTGACCCAGAAGTCCAGCAGATCTTCAGCCATGGTTATTTATCCTTTTCGACTCATGATTCCGGCTCTATTATCTTCATCTCCTTAGTCCATCCGGATTTATCTGTCCGAACGTCTCTACATGAACGTTTGTGTTGGAGTTTGAAGATTATCCTTCCCTGATACTGTCCATCGGGCTCTACTCTGTACCCGAGTATCGTTCCTCCGTAAAAAGAAGGTTCTTGTCTCTTTTTATGAAAATAAATTTCACCCCCAACGAGTTTTTGAGCTTTCGTTTCATCCAGTCTCCACCAACCGCTTTCCCAGACATTATCGTGCAGCTTGGCAAAATTATTCAAAGATTCGATGAGGTGTATATTCATTTTTACCATCCTTTCTTAAAAACATTAATTACAATTCCAAGGCGCCTTAATTTTTGTGTGTTAAAATAAAAAAGCCCTATCTCATTGTAATGGACAGGGCTTCAATAATTTCTTTGATTTTCCCATGCGGGGTTAGGGCGCACCAACTTTTTCAGTAATGTCTATTACATAATCTATGCCATAGGATAGACCCTATTTAAGAAAAGTCAAGACAATTCTCTGCATGCCGGTAATCGCTCAATGGAAGATTGTGTTATTATTGATATTTGACGACTTTGAATAATTAATCGTTGGCGATACAGTAAAGGGGGCTGCGTCCACGTATCATCATGGACGCAGCCTGCTTTAAGAGGTTTTTAGTCTTTGAATATAGCGCCGGTGCTGGCGGAGGTAACCAGTTTGGCATAACGGGCCAGGTAGCCGCTTTGTATTGCCGATGGTTTTGGTTTAAATTTTTCCTGCCTTTTCTTCAATTCGGCCGGGCTGACCTTGAGGGTAATTGTTTTTTTCGGGATATCGATGGCGATAATGTCACCTTCTTTGACAAGACCGATGGGACCTCCCTCTGCCGCTTCCGGAGAGATGTGCCCGATGGCGGCACCGCGAGTGCCGCCGCTGAACCTTCCATCGGTGAGAAGTGACACTGTTGTATCAAGCCCCATCCCGGCGATGGCGGAGGTGGGCGCAAGCATTTCGCGCATACCGGGTCCGCCTTTCGGACCTTCGTAACGAATAACGACGATATCGCCCGGTTTGATCTTCCCACCCAAGATGGCGGCAATGGCATCGTCTTCGGAATCAAAGACACGGGCCTTACCTTCATTGACAAGCATATTTTCTGCGACAGCGGATTGCTTCACCACGGCGCCATCGGGGGCCAGATTTCCCCTGAGGATGGCGATGCCTCCTTCTTTCGAATAGGGTTTGTCAAGCGGCCTGATGACCTCACGGTTTAACACTCCGGCATCCTTTAGATTATCGCCCACCGTTTTCCCTGTAACCGTCATGGCTTTCAGGTCGATGACGCCAAGTTTATTGATGTCCTTCATTACCGCCTGAATTCCACCTGCCATGTCTAAGTCTTCTAAGTGGTGTTGTCCTGCGGGGCTGAGCTTGCAGAGATTCGGGGTTTTTTTACTTATTTCATTAAACAGGTCCAACTCCAGTTTAATCCCCGCTTCGTGGGCAATGGCAGGAATATGCAGGACCGTATTGGTCGAGCATCCCAGGGCCATGTCAACGGCGATGGCGTTTTTAAAAGCCGAAAGTGTGGCGATCTTCCTCGGGCGGATATCTTTCTTGAAGAGTTCCATGACTTTCATGCCGGCCTGCTTTGCCAGACGCCGACGGGCCGCATTGACAGCGGGTATCGTGCCGTTTCCGGGGAGGCCGAGACCGAGGGCCTCGGTGACGCAGTTCATGGAATTCGCCGTGTACATACCGGAACATGAGCCACACCCGGGGCAGGCACAGTCTTCTAAAGACTTCAGCTCCTTCTGTTTCATCCGGCCGGACTTCACCTTTCCGACCCCTTCGAAGACACTGATGAGATCCACCGTTTTTCCGTCCAGCGTTCCTGCCAGCATGGGACCGCCACTGATAAATATGGTAGGGATATTCAGGCGAAGCGCCGCCATCAACATTCCGGGAATGATCTTGTCGCAGTTAGTGACCATCACCAGGCCGTCAAAGGGATGGGCGATAGCCATAACCTCAATAGAATCGGCGATTAACTCCCTGCTGGCGAGAGAGTATTTCATGCCTGTATGTCCCATAGCGATCCCGTCACATACACCGATGACGGGAAATTCAACAGGCGTTCCTCCCGCCATGCGGATGCCGGATTTTACATCTTCCGTAATAATATCAAGATGAATGTGTCCCGGGATGATCTCGTTTGCGGAGTTTACCACGCCGATCAACGGCCGTGCAATTTCTTCATCGGTATACCCCATGGCTTTGAACAGGGATCTGTGTGGCGCCCGCTCCAGCCCCTTTTTCATCAGGTCGCTTCGCATGCTTTCCTCCTTACATTATTTGCGTACCGTGCTGTGTGTTCTATTTCTTTCTATCTTTTACATACGGTTGTAAATGTGCGGCGAAGTAAAAAGCTCCAGAGGCAAGGCGCGCGAATCCTGAGGAATGAGTCGTACTGGGATGTACGTCGCAATGACGAAGGATGAAGCGCAACGCAGCATATGGACTTTTTACAATGCCCGGCGCTATTTTTTTCTCCGTTCCGGTCTTAAGGAGCGGACTAAAGCGCCTGCCTGCCACATCTCGCTGTTTTTCATGGTATCGAGTTCTTTCTGCAGTTTCTCCCGGTAATCGGGCGCAGAGTTTACATCGAGGACGATCGCCGTTTCTTTGCCTGAGGCTACGCTTTCATATAATGTATCAAAAACAGGCGCTACAGCATCACGGAACCTGTTTTTCCAGTCTAAAGCACCCCGTTGGGCAGTTGTACTGCAATTGGCGTACATCCAGTCCATCCCGTTTTGAGCGACGAGCGGCATCAGGCTCTGGGTCAACTCTTCAACGGTTTCATTGAAGGCCTCACTGGGGCTGTGGCCGTGTTTGCGCAGGACATTGTACTGGGCCTCTAAGACGCCGGCCAGGCATCCCATAAGGACGCCACGCTCACCCGTGAGGTCGCTGTAAACCTCTTTTTCAAAGGTGGTGGGGAATAGATATCCCGATCCTATAGCAATACCGACAGCAAGTGTCCTTTCCAGTGCTTTTCCCGTGTAGTCTTGGAAAACGGCGTAGCTGGAATTGATGCCGCTTCCGGCAAGAAAATTGTCGCGCACGGTACGTCCCGCACCTTTTGGCGCAACCAGGATGACATCGATATCGGCTGGAGGAATTACACTAGTCTGGTTTTTATAAACAACGGAGAATCCATGAGAAAAGTAGAGGGCTTTGCCTTTCGTCAGGTGGGGTTTGAGATCCGGCCACATTTCCTTTTGACCTGCATCGGACATCAGATACTGGATGATGGTGCCGCGTTTGGCAGCTTCCATCGGCGGGAAAAGGGTCTCGCCGGGAATAAACCCTTCGTCGATGGCCTTTTGCCAGTTGTATTCTCCTTCACCGACGATACAGCGAATACCGTTATCTTTCATGTTTAAGGCCTGGCCGCGTCCCTGCACACCGTAACCGATGACGGTAACTATTTCATTCTTGAGCACCTGCCGCGCCTTTTCCAGGGTAAACTCCTCCGAGGTTATAACCTCTTCCATGACTCCGCCAATGTTAATTTTAGGCATACACTACATCCTCCTTTTGATTGAAATTTACAAATTATGATTTTATCCCGAAAGATCTATCTTTTCATTCTCATATAAATGGGAACCCAGTATTTTCAAAGAATTCCCACGTTCATGGGAATGACGGAAATAGTACATTTTTCAAGGGTATTAATGTATGAATTGAGAACTTTGAAGAATTGTGCTCCTCGAAATGATTGTGTGGTCAATTTTTCAAAGCTCTCGAACTGTTATTTTCATCGCTCTACGGCTACTGTTCCCGTTCTGGTGAAATCTTCTATTCCCATTGGTTCGAGAACGGACAGCGCATTTTCAATCTCGTCTTTATCGCCTGTCACTTCAAGAATACAGTAATCGGAAGCTGTATGTACTACTTTCCATCTGTAGATGTCAACATTTTGCATGATCTCATCTTTATTCGCCTCGGTCATTTTCATCCTAATCAGGATCAGTTCCCTGCAGGCCGAGCCAATATCTGTTAAATCCTTTACCTCAAGGACATCGACAAGTTTGGTGAGCTGCTTTTCAAGTTTTATAACGGTTTCCCGATTACCGATGGTTGTAATAATGATTTTGGTTAATTCGGGGTTTCTGGTAATGTTTGCCGAGATGCTTTCGATATTAAACCCCCGGCCACTGAAGGTGCCTGCAATCCTGGCCAGAACATCAGGTTTGTTGTTTACCAGGATTGAAATCGTGTTTTCTTTTACTTGCATATCTTTAATTACCTTTCATTTTATTCTTAAGGACTTAGGAAATTGCGCTCTAAAAGGCAATCTACTTGCTGAGTACCATATCTGTCAGCGCTGCTCCCGGTGAAACCATGGGGTACACACCTTCCTCGGGTTCGACATGGAAATCCATTACCACCGTCCTATTCGTATTGAGACCCTGCTTTAATATGGGCTCTACTTCTTCGGGACGTGTTGCCCGCAGTCCGACCGCATCATACGCTTCCGCCAGTTTCACAAAATCAGGGACATTACGTATATTACTATGAGAATACCGCTTCCCATAAAATAATTCCTGCCACTGGCGAACCAGGCCCAGGAAGCCGTTATTTAAGATAACGATTTTAACCGGAAGGTCATAATTAACCGCCGTTGCCAGTTCCTGAATGTTCATTTGTATGCTTCCGTCGCCGGCAATATCCACGACAACCCTGTCAGGGCATGCAACCTGTGCTCCTATTGCTGCCGGGAATCCAAAACCCATTGTGCCCAACCCGCCTGACGAAATGAAGGAATTGGGATAATCAAAGTGATAAAATTGAGCGGCCCACATCTGGTTCTGACCCACCTCAGTCGTGATGATCGCCTTGCCCTCCGTGAGTCGGTACAATGTATCGACGACGTATTGAGGCTTGATTTTGTCAGCCTGGCAATATGTCATGGGTGCGTGCTTTTTCCACTTTCCAATTTGATCGAGCCATGCCTTTGTTTGTGCTTCGGGAATCGCAAAACGATCATCGGCAATCCATGTATTGAGAAGCTGTAATACCGGTTTGCAATCACTCGCGATCGAGTGATGTGTTTTCACAAGTTTATCGATGGATGCCGGGTCAATGTCTATATGAAGGACCTTGGCATGGGGTGCAAAGGCATCGAGCTTTGAGGTAACTCGATCGTCAAACCGCATACCGATGGCGATCAAAAGGTCACAGTGACTGATGGCCATGTTGGCATAGTAGGTGCCGTGCATCCCCGGCATGCCGAGCCATTGAGGGGCTGAAGCGGGGAACCCCCCGAGCCCCATTAATGTTGAGGTAATGGGGATGTTCAGTGTCTGCACAAATGTTCTCAATTCATCCCAGGCCCGCCCCAGCATAACACCGCCACCCGAGATGATAAGCGGTTTTTCTGCTTTCCTGATCATGTCGAGGGCTTTCGCACACTCCGCATCAATAGAAGTCTTTTTACCGTTATTAGGGAGGCTTAAGTTCCAGGATATATCATTCTCTTCTATGAGTGTCCGTGTGATATCTTTGGGAATATCGATCAAGACCGGTCCGGGACGTCCCGATCGGGCAATATGAAAGGCCTCTCTGACGGTTCGGCCCAGGTCTTCAATTCTTCTCACCAGAAAGTTGTGCTTGGTGCATGGTCTTGTAATACCGGTAATATCCACTTCCTGAAAGGCATCACCGCCAATCAGCGATGTCGCTACCTGACCGGTCAGTACGACAACCGGAATGGAATCCAGATAAGCATTGGCAATACCGGTGACCGTGTTGGTTGCTCCGGGTCCCGATGTCACGAGGCAAACACCAACCTTGCCGGAAGCCCTCGCGTACCCGTCGGCTGCGTGTATGGCGCCCTGTTCATGCCGCACTAAAATATTTTTAATGTTGCGTCTGTACAGTTCATCAAAAATATCGAGTACGGCGCCACCCGGAAAACCAAAGATGGTATCGACATTTTCTTTTTCCAAGGCATTAAAAAGGACTTGTGCTCCTGTTACCTTCACTTTTCTGTTCCCCCTTTTTGAATTATGGTATTTCTAAAAATCTTTATTCGGATTTTCTCCAAAAAAAAACCGTTACCTTTGGCTGGTAACGGTTGTCAGTTGCGAAATATGTGCTAAGCGCAAACCATCAGCCAGCCCCCCTATGGCAGGGAATGATTATCCCGATAATTATGGCGATGTTTGCGATACTTAAAGAGTACATGGTATTAATCCATGTGGATATCTCTAACAGTCTCCCTTGATATTGTCAAGCATATTTTGTAAGTTTTTCAGATTTTTCCTTGCGGTCTATTCCGGTGTACAACAATTGACCCGGTTCTGTTTATTTCTTCCACGCCGAAAGATTGAAAATATTTCAAGACTGCTGCCGTTTCGTCCTGAAGACCTGTTATTTCAAGAATGAAATAATCGGGAGCCATGGTGACGATTTTGCAACCAAACATTTCAATTGCCCGCAGGAGCTCGGAATGCATTCCCTCTTTAACAGTAACGCCGATTAACATTAATTCTCTTTGAATATATGCCTGTCCCGAGAGATCGGAGACTGCTATTACATCTACAAGCTTCTCCAACTGTTTTTTTATCTTTTCCGTAAAATCGGGGTCCGATTCACTGGTTAGCGTGATTCTCGAAACTTCGGGGTTCGTTGTTTCCGCCACACAGAGGCTTTTGATGTTGTACCCATGACGGCCAAATACGCCACCTACACGGGAGAGAACGCCCGGTTGATTGTTGACCAGAATGGAAATGGTCTGTTCCTGTTCGCGAACCTTTCTAAACATAGCTTATCCTCCGTAGTGCGTCATTCAATCAGTCAAGCCTCTCATACATCATTTCGATGTTTGAGCAGCCGGGTGGTATAATGGGATAGACGTAGTTTTCCGGATCAACTACAGCTTCCAGGAGAAACGGACCCTCCGAGTTGGCCATCGCTTCGATGCCGGCCATGGGATCTTCCTCAACATTAATCCTGCAACCAGGAATGCCGAAGCCTCGTGCGACAGCAACGAAATCAACGTTACTTCCCAAATCGATGGTATTAAAGCGGTCATTGTAGAAGTGATGCTGGATCTGGCGGATCATTCCCAGGTGGCCGTTATTGATGACGATAATCTTTATCGGCAGATTGTAATAACCGATAGTCGCCAGTTCCTGTATATTCATGAAGAACCCGCCATCACCGGAGATAGACACAACGGCCCTTTCCGGTGCGCCGACTTTGACGCCTATTGACGCAGGCAGGCTGAATCCCATGGTGCCCATCCCTCCGCTGGTAATCAGGCTGCGGGGGCCCCGTGCCTTCCATGTGCGGATTGTCCATATCTGATTCAATCCCACGTCCGCAGTCACCGTCGTTTCCCTGGGCATGGCCTCCTGAACCAGGCGGATAAAATTTCCCGCATGTCCGCAACCGCTATCATCAAGTTTTTGTTCGATCGCATCCCTTTCCATATCGATTCTCTGCAGCCACTCCGATTTTTCCTTCTCATCGATGAGGGGGAGCAGGGCGGTAAGGGTATCATGAATATCTCCGACATAGGGGATATTGATTTTGATGCTCTTGCCGATCGATGTGGGATCGATATCGATCTGGGCGATTTTTGCCAGGGGTGCGAATTCTTCTATTTGCGCAGTACTGCGGTCCGAGAAACGGGTACCCACGGCAAGCATAAAATCGCACTGGTGCACCATTTTGTTTGCCAGCTCGTTCCCGTGAGTTCCGATAAGCCCAAGGTTGTAACCATTTGCGGAATCGACGGAACCGACTCCCATCATTGTCGTTACGAAGGGAATTTTCGCTTTTGCTATAAGCTCACGTATCAGGTGAAATGCATTACTCAATTTGACTCCCCCGCCAATGACGAGGATCGGCCGTTCACTCTGATTCAGGGCCTTAGCAATTTTTTCCAGTTGTTCCGGGTCTTCCACTGCATTGCCGTTCTTCTTCAGTGCCGATTCTGATTTTTCTTCTGCCGGTTCGCATTTCGCTGCCAGAATATCACGGGGGAGATCCACAAGGACGGGCCCCGGTCTCCCGGTCTTGGCGAGTTCAAATGCCTGCCTTAATGTTTGTGCAACATCGTTCACGTCATGCACCTGGTAGCTGTGTTTTGTGATAGGCATGGTAATCCCGATGATATCCGTTTCCTGGAAGGCGTCCTGTCCCAAAAGGCTCGTGCTCACCTGTGCCGTCAGGGCAACCATGGGCGTTGAGTCCATATAGGCCGTGGCGATACCTGTTACCAGATTGGTAGCCCCCGGTCCTGATGTTGCGAGGCACACGCCGACCTTCCCGGTGGCGCGGGCATAACCGTCAGCAGCATGGGCCGCTGCCTGTTCGTGCCGCATGAGATAATGGCGGACCTGGCTGTTCGTCAAACGGTCATGCAAGGGTAGTGTATTCGCCCCCGGGTATCCGAAGATGACATCCACCCCTTCTTCCCTGAGGATTTGTATGATGATATCTGCTCCTATAGTATCCATTTTCTCTTTCCTTCGTACTCCTTAATTCTATGACAATAAAAAAAGCCGCACATTTTACTGAACGGCGGCTTTTTCAAATACAAAAAAAGCCGCGGGGTAGCGGGGCCCGCGGCTCTTTGTTTCTATGTCAGTCCATCACAGAAACCGAGCTGCGGTCCCCCTAAGTACAAGTACTACCACTACGATCAGGATGTTGCTGCTCAGATTGTGACGGGTCATGTATTTACCATTATTCGTGAATTTGCTATTTAGCATATAGTAAAAATTTTATTTGTCAAGAGTTTTTTGAACGACGTATTGAACAGATGATTATTACGACTTTTTGTTTACTTCAAGTTTTAGATCGAACTCATTAACAAGCTATTACAGGGAATAATTCGGTCTTCTATAAAATTTGCAATACATCACGTGGTAATCCTCAGGGCTGATTTCGATTAAAGCCGGATAAGGCTGAACTTTAGAACACCTACGAGTCCCCAGCCTTCAGGTCAGTATTGAAGTGATGATTACGACTTGCTATCTTGCTTTTTTATACCGACTCAAAAAAACAACATAACAGGAAGACATTCACTTTTTTCTTGAACAGAAAAATAAACACTTCAGACTCTTTATGTTTCAACGCGTAATGAATCATTTTGTCCCGTGATTCGGCTTACGACTTCGTATTTAAATGCTGGATATGCTGATTTTGTGCTCCCTGTTGCGTTTTGGATGGCTACCCAATGGTAAAAAAACATTCAGTCTTATATTATCAGTAAGGTATGAGATTGCTTCACTTCGGTCGCAATGACAGAGGGGGTGTTTTTCAAAGGTCTTACAGTATCGAATGAATGTATTTATTCCTTTATCTGTCCGGATTGTTTCTCTATTTTTTTCACAACAGGGGGCTTTTCTTCTTTGTCTTTGTTAGAATTTTGTGCGGCTGGAATTGTTAGCTGAAGCTCGTTGACGTCGATATTTGTTTTAAAGCGGACGCCCTTTCTTCCCAGTCTGTAAAGGGCAAGGCTGGGGCTGTCAGTCCATTCAAGGGTATATTTACAGGCATCAACAATCACGCTTGCGGTATCGACTTTGACCGCCAGAAGGTCATGAAATGTAACCGGATTTACTGAAAATTTTGACCGGCCTTTGTACTCCCGCATGAATTTATAAACTGTATACGTGCCTTTGACCGTCCCGATATCGCCTATTTGATATGTGCTTCCATCCGGAAAAGGAGGGGTGATATTGTCAATATTATTCAGCATAGTGTAATCCAGATCAGCGTTCCTGATAACCGCTGTTAATGTGTATCCGCTGTCTGATAGTGTTATACTGCAACAGGACAGAAAGACGGCAGATATCAGAATGATGAACGAAGCGGGTAATAAAAATTTCTTCATAATGAAAAAATTATACAATCAAGAGATAAAAAATTTTGAATAACGTGGAGTTGCAACTTTGATTTTTCGAAGGTTTTATGTATTCTTAACGGGAGCTATCCGTATTGTTTTTGGTAGGGTCGTCCTGTGTCTCGTCAACCTCCACAGGTACCGCGCCATTTGCGGTCGTACCCTCAAGGAAACTTTCATATATGGTTCCGTAAGTTGACCGCATCGTGGGCATGCCTGTATGTGGGTCTACCTTGATGAACACAATTCCATCCGGAACGGGAAAAATTTCTACGGGCTTGCCGCGCACGGCCTTTTCCATGAAGTAAAGCCATATGGGCGCTGCGGCCCTTCCTCCCACTTCTTGTTTGCCGAGTGATCTTTCCTGGTCAAAACCGACCCACACTCCAGCCACCAGAGAAGGGGTAAAGCCTATAAACCACGCATCTCTCATGTCATCCGTTGTTCCCGTCTTCGCTGCGACGGGCCTGCCGATGCTCTTTACCCGCCTCCCTGTTCCGCTTTCCACAACATCCTGCAGGACATAGGATGAAATGAAGGCTATACGAGGGTCGATAACCTGTTCACTTTTTACCTGGGTCTCTTCAAAGACTTGACCTGTTCGATCAACGATTTTTCTTATGAAAAAGGGAACGACCCGTTTCCCCTGGTTTGCCAGAACACCATAGGCCCTGACCATTTCCTGAAGGGTGACACTGGACGTTCCCAGCGCCATGGTGAGATTTTTTGACAGTGGAGAGTTTATTCCCATATTTGCGGCATATGCAGCGGCGTAATCAACCCCTATCTCCTGAAGAACCTTTATCGTAATGATATTACGCGATTGGACGAGGGCGGTTCTCAGAGTGGTCGGCCCATTAAATTTTCCGTCAAAGTTTTTTGGTTTCCAGAAACCGTCCGGTGATGACCTGTCTTCATAGACAATAGGGGCATCCAGTATCCGTGTCGATGGAGTCATTCCCTTGTCGAAAGCGGCTGTGTAGATAAATGGCTTAAAAGATGATCCCGGCTGTCTCTTTGATTGGGTTGCGCGGTTGAATTCACTTTTCTTGAAATCCCTTCCTCCGACCATAGCTGTGACGGCACCGGTCTTCGCATCCATACAGAGAAATGCTCCCTGAACAACGCCTTTTTCATATCCCTCCCTGGCTTCTAATTCCTGAAGGCCCCTCTCAACAGCATCCCGTGCCGCCTTTTGCATATCTATGTTAAGGGTCGTATAGATCTCGAGACCTTCTTTATACAGTACGTCACTACCGTATTTTTCCAGGATGTACTTTCGAACGTTTTCGACAAAATAGGGGGCAATTTTTTCCTTTGGTCTGGTGGATTTGAGTTTGATATGTATTGCGAGTGCCCGCGATTTTTCTTCCTGGGTGATGTATTCATCCTCGACCATCCTGTCCAGTACATAGGTCTGTCTCTGGCGTGCCTTGTCGAAGTTGATGAAAGGGGAATAGCTGCTGGGCGCCTTGGGAAGTCCGGCCAGGAGTGCGGCTTCGGGCAGGGTCAGATACTTGGCGCTTTTCCCAAAATACCCCTGTGATGCCGCCTCAATTCCGTACGTTCCATGCCCTAAGTAGATGTGATTCAGATAGAGGCTCATGATTTCATCTTTTGTTAGATACTTGTCGATCTTATAGGCGAGCACAGCCTCCTTGATTTTTCTCATGTACTTTCTCTCCGAAGAGAGATAGAGGGATTTGGCCACCTGTTGAGTTATAGTACTTCCCCCCTGAACAATGCGTCCTGCCTCGATATTTTTATAAAAAGCCCTCGTTATACTCTGCAGGTCAAAGCCCTTGTGCTGATAAAATCTCGCATCTTCCGCAGCCACAAAGGCCTGAATAACTACCTTGGGAACATCTGCAAGCTTAATGACCTTTCTGTCTTCCAGAAAAAACTCATCGATGAGTTCATTGTTGTCCGCATACACCCGTGTGGCGATGCTCGGACGGTAGTCCTTTAAGGCCGCAATGCTCGGCAATTCTTTGAGAAGGATATAATAAAGGATACTGCTACCGATAACTGCGAGAATGAGGCAACACAGGATGGTCACCAATACTATTGTCCCGAGGCCGGAGTGTTTGAAATGTTTTTTTGTATTCTTATGGGTCATGTTTCTTCTTGATTGTCTTTCTCATCGTCGGCTTTGGGGCGTTTTTTTTCGGCGAATTTTGCCACAAATATACCAATTTCGTAAAGTCCCATCAAGGGTATAGCCATGATGATCTGGGTGAGTGCATCAGGGGAAGGTGTCAGTATGGCAGCGGCAACAAATATTACCAGGATGGCGTATCGCCTCTGTTTCGCGAGCATTTTTGAACTTACCACTCCGATCTTTACCATGAAGAAGATAATGACAGGGAGTTCAAAGGACAGACCAAACGCAAGCAGGAGTTTCAGGGAAAAGGAGAGATATTCCCTCAAAGAAATCATTGGTTTGAGAAAGTCAGATGAAAATTCCACAAAAAAACTGAATGCCGGGGGAAGGGCAAGAAAATATCCGAAGAGGACGCCGCCGACAAACAACAGGGTTGAAGTGATTACAAAGGGGACTACATATTTCTTTTCCGCCTTATAGAGGCCGGGTGATATGAACTTCCATAGCTGATACAGGGAGTAGGGGCATGTCAGAAAAAGCGATGCAAAGAAAGAGATTTTCATGTAGTTGAAAAATGCCTCCGGCAGGCTGGTATATATCATGTGACTGTTCTTAGGCAGGACCTGAACCAGGGGCATTGTGATGATCTGGAATAACCAGTCCCTATAAAACCAGCAAACGCCGACACCAATACCGACTACAATGAGTATACGGATAAGCCTGGTTCTCAATTCCCCCAGATGATTGGTAAAGGGCATTTTTTCTTCTACAGGGTCTTCCATAGATTAAATATTACGCGTCTCCATTAAGAAATTGATTCTTACGTTGAGTTGTCAAGACTGAGTTTTATTCGTGGAGTCTTTGGGGGATTGTTCTCTCTTTTCGCCGTCGGCGGGTGGAGATTGCTTATGCTCCTCCTGGTCGTCTTTTTTGCCAAAGAGGAGTGAGTTTTTAAAGTCATCAACTTCTTTTTTGATATCATCCGGCTTCAGTGTTTCTTTGACATTTTCTGTAACTTCTTCGGCCGCCTTTTTGAATTCGGTGAGGCCTTTACCCAAGGACTTAGCAAGGTCCGGTAATTTTTTTGGGCCCACGACGAGCAACGCGATAATGGCTATTATGATGAGTTCGGGCAAACCGATTCCGAACATGATTTCAACCTCTTCTTCAGTAAATTGAATGAGAATATATATATGGATTTCTCTATTTGTCAACGTTTTTCGCAGGCGCGTATTGTCGCTGAAAATTTTTGCGTTCTCAGCACTTTTGTGTTAGAAAACTACGATTGTTCAAAAAGAAACCCTATTAGGGAAGGTGGCCGATGTCGCGAAAAACGGGTATTGTTAAGGATGAAAGGTACTTAAGGCATGACGCCGGATTTGGTCATCCGGAATCACCGCAGAGGCTTGGAGCGACGTATGCTATGCTCGATGCTCCCGATATGGCGGGAAAATTTG from Deltaproteobacteria bacterium carries:
- the tatC gene encoding twin-arginine translocase subunit TatC; protein product: MEDPVEEKMPFTNHLGELRTRLIRILIVVGIGVGVCWFYRDWLFQIITMPLVQVLPKNSHMIYTSLPEAFFNYMKISFFASLFLTCPYSLYQLWKFISPGLYKAEKKYVVPFVITSTLLFVGGVLFGYFLALPPAFSFFVEFSSDFLKPMISLREYLSFSLKLLLAFGLSFELPVIIFFMVKIGVVSSKMLAKQRRYAILVIFVAAAILTPSPDALTQIIMAIPLMGLYEIGIFVAKFAEKKRPKADDEKDNQEET
- the ilvB gene encoding biosynthetic-type acetolactate synthase large subunit, which encodes MDTIGADIIIQILREEGVDVIFGYPGANTLPLHDRLTNSQVRHYLMRHEQAAAHAADGYARATGKVGVCLATSGPGATNLVTGIATAYMDSTPMVALTAQVSTSLLGQDAFQETDIIGITMPITKHSYQVHDVNDVAQTLRQAFELAKTGRPGPVLVDLPRDILAAKCEPAEEKSESALKKNGNAVEDPEQLEKIAKALNQSERPILVIGGGVKLSNAFHLIRELIAKAKIPFVTTMMGVGSVDSANGYNLGLIGTHGNELANKMVHQCDFMLAVGTRFSDRSTAQIEEFAPLAKIAQIDIDPTSIGKSIKINIPYVGDIHDTLTALLPLIDEKEKSEWLQRIDMERDAIEQKLDDSGCGHAGNFIRLVQEAMPRETTVTADVGLNQIWTIRTWKARGPRSLITSGGMGTMGFSLPASIGVKVGAPERAVVSISGDGGFFMNIQELATIGYYNLPIKIIVINNGHLGMIRQIQHHFYNDRFNTIDLGSNVDFVAVARGFGIPGCRINVEEDPMAGIEAMANSEGPFLLEAVVDPENYVYPIIPPGCSNIEMMYERLD
- the tatB gene encoding Sec-independent protein translocase protein TatB, producing MFGIGLPELIIIAIIALLVVGPKKLPDLAKSLGKGLTEFKKAAEEVTENVKETLKPDDIKKEVDDFKNSLLFGKKDDQEEHKQSPPADGEKREQSPKDSTNKTQS
- a CDS encoding PBP1A family penicillin-binding protein, whose translation is MTHKNTKKHFKHSGLGTIVLVTILCCLILAVIGSSILYYILLKELPSIAALKDYRPSIATRVYADNNELIDEFFLEDRKVIKLADVPKVVIQAFVAAEDARFYQHKGFDLQSITRAFYKNIEAGRIVQGGSTITQQVAKSLYLSSERKYMRKIKEAVLAYKIDKYLTKDEIMSLYLNHIYLGHGTYGIEAASQGYFGKSAKYLTLPEAALLAGLPKAPSSYSPFINFDKARQRQTYVLDRMVEDEYITQEEKSRALAIHIKLKSTRPKEKIAPYFVENVRKYILEKYGSDVLYKEGLEIYTTLNIDMQKAARDAVERGLQELEAREGYEKGVVQGAFLCMDAKTGAVTAMVGGRDFKKSEFNRATQSKRQPGSSFKPFIYTAAFDKGMTPSTRILDAPIVYEDRSSPDGFWKPKNFDGKFNGPTTLRTALVQSRNIITIKVLQEIGVDYAAAYAANMGINSPLSKNLTMALGTSSVTLQEMVRAYGVLANQGKRVVPFFIRKIVDRTGQVFEETQVKSEQVIDPRIAFISSYVLQDVVESGTGRRVKSIGRPVAAKTGTTDDMRDAWFIGFTPSLVAGVWVGFDQERSLGKQEVGGRAAAPIWLYFMEKAVRGKPVEIFPVPDGIVFIKVDPHTGMPTMRSTYGTIYESFLEGTTANGAVPVEVDETQDDPTKNNTDSSR